The DNA segment TTTGATAGTTGCTTGCTATTTGCTAAATGCTAACCCCATATATTAGAACAGCCTGTTGGAAAAGCCTGCATCACTGTTTCTTCCATTGAtaacttaaatttattaaatcCAATCCTATCCCATCAACCTCACACAAAAAGTAAGAGGCAAAAGACATAATTTAGATATGGACATGCCTATAGCTCTATCCATTACCAATTCTGCCAATGTTCACAAGTCACCCACATGGCATTTTGTTGGGGGGTTTTGAGTTTTTGCATTTGTTTGCTTACCTACTAAGCTAAAGAAATTTCTCAACTAGGATACAAACAAAACTTAAAACTAGAAAAATTTGATGTTGGGAAATTTCTAAGAAAATGAGACAAAGAGGCAGTGGTTATTGGTTGAATTAATAGTTTTTAAAATCAACCTCTCCCATAGTATTTGAATCAAATTGAGATTTGGATCAACTTGATTTGactaaaaaaaattttgagaaaaaaaatgaGGTGACTCATTTTGGACGTGCCAGATTATTTATTAATCTGAAactaaaatcaattaaaattaaatttatattaataaaaattgaatCCAATTGTTTTGATTCCAATTCAATTAAATTAGACTCGATCGCAAGTCTAATTTCGAATCATCTTTTGAAAAAGCCTTAAACCAAATTGTATGATGCcaatttaatgataattttatttttggtttcaagacgattttaattttaatacaaTTCGAGACTGATGCAATCTAgtagttaatttatttttttttcttaaaaatatgaTTTGAAACAAATTAGATCTCTAATttcgattcaatttaatttaaaaagaggAATCAATCCCATTCTAAGACGATTGCAATTTGATTCAAACTCATAAATCATTGATTGACTTCGATTTCAAATTCGACTAGGCTATATCTAGCTCAATTTTGATCTCAACCCAAAGTATGGCCAAGTCCAAATCAAACCCAATGCCTCATGGCAGAATTCTGATCCATTAGTCGTCACAAAAGGGTgcgatattttttttttaatggaaaaagaaatatattttattaattacaaaTAGAATACCGAAGTGAAGTATAAtacattataatttttatataaatgaaattcactatttatataaaaaaaaattatagtattgttaaaatatttatattagccAAGTAGCAGACTGCACTTTCCACTCCATGAACTACTAGGTTAACCAATTGTCACAAAAGTGTgttatatgaaattttatatatttgccAATACGATGACAATTGACAAAAGCTAATgctcaaaaaaaatttaaataaggtAGAATAGCCAATTTGATATGACAAACCAATAAGAAATTgctatataaataaaaatgaaccTACATAATCAAAACTAAactttttatctctttatttcAAAAACAGcctttttttttcaaattggctCGTCAATATCCTACATATGATCACCATTTCACTATAAAGTTTTTCAGCTACCAGAGCCTAATCCAAGCACTAGCAAGTTGCAAAAGCATACTGCTACAGTCCCATATGAATTGCATTACTTctatggggaaaaaaaaaaaatctttttccaTGATGACCAACTCATTCATTtacacaaaataaataaaataaaataaaacaaagcagCAAACATGTAAGATATATGAAGTACATGACTGTAGTAATACCTAAACTGAACGTAAATTCGTTAGGAGAAAAACAGAAAGCAATCTCTGAAAAGCCAAATCAGTTATGGGAGAAAGCTGGTGCGTACATAATAAGAGGGGGAGTCAAATACATATAGGAAAGAATCACATCCATCTCTTGAAGGATTTGCCCTTGTGCTTTCCAAACATTCCGTGCTTTCCAAACTTCCCATGCTTAAATTTTCCATGCTTGAACTTCCCATGACCCATGCCATACCCATAATGTCCATGTCCATGTCCATGTGACAGTTGGTGAGCCCCATAAGCAACAGCAGCAGCAGCTGCACCCCCAGCTAACAGGGGCCCCATACCAGATCCATGAGATCCATGCCCTGTAATCATTACTAGTCAGGCAACAGCATAATGGATTTACGCCCGTTTTCAGTTGAGGTTGGGCGGCAAAGTAACATATTTAAGGATGTACATTTCTCAACACTAGCTCAAACAATAATGCCAATCAGACCGATAGACTAGCATAAATTGGGCAAAGGGCCAAAACAGCATATCATCATTAGTCCAGCATGCAAGCATGTGAAGCAGGGGGAGACTTTTTACTCGCAAGTCTGCCACTAGTAGTAGCATTTCAATTGTCGTCAAAATACAGTGCTCTCCATAATGAGATGATTTcttattaatgcaaatttgatatAAAAGATAATCCTCTCTATTAGTGATCTTTGCATCAGAAAATTCTTGTCCAGCTAACTTCCAATTCTTAAGCATAAAGTTATTGAGCAGCTACAAATACACAACCCTGAGAGAGAAGTTAGCCAACTGGTAACTGTTCAGGTGTTCCTTATGTGCATTAATCAAATTGCCAATAACAGAAACACATCAACCAAAAGTTGCATAGATATTGTGGTGCAAGAACTTACTATTAAGGCGGACCATATTCACCAAAAGAACACAAGTGAAATAGGACCATAAAGTCCTCCACTGGAAGAAATGACTACCAATACCAAACACATATCACTACCATAGAAATCACATTAAATATACCTGAATGATGTGGGGCTGATGGGCCAGGATAACTAGCTGGAGGGTAACCACCTGAAGGAGGATAACCTGCAGGTGGGTATCCCCCTGGGGGAGGATAACCTGCTGGCGGATATCCACCAGAAGGAGGATATCCACCAGGAGGAGGATATCCACCAGGTGGATAGCCCTGTTGGGGATATGGTTGAGGAGGATAGCCCTGTTGGGGATATGGTTGAGGAGGATAACCATGTGAAGGATATGATCCATGAGGGGGGTAGTGACCAGCAGCAAATCCAGCAAGTTGTGAAAGCAACCCTTTATCAGTAGAATCATTTTCATGCTTGTCTTTCCCACCTCCCATCTTTCTTCAACTTAAGTTTTAATGCTACAGAAATAGAAAACTACAAGCTGTTAGAAGGAACTTTAACGAAAAGAATAGTATCATAATGCATAGAGAAAaaaaaaccacaaaagggaagaAAAGGAGAGTTTTTTCCACATAAATGCTGAATGTCCTAAGTTACCATTCTGTGTTTTAATAGAAAGATGTAGGTTGTAAAAGTTAGTGAAGGTCACAATTCTGTCCCTTGTGGCAATTTCTAGAGACAGAAGAGAAACTATTGACGGGTCATGAGTGAATCTCTTACTCTTAGCTATCACTTCCATTAAAATTAGTGCATTAAAgatcataatttacaaaataattccaGGTCAGACTTTTTCTATAACAAGAGCCTAAAGTTTTTGGCAGTATTAAGAAAACAGATACCCTGAAGGAACTCATAAGAGAAGCAATATATCTAATATCGAAAAAACACAACATCCAAGGAGCTAAACACACTTGTTCATAACGTGCAAAAAATTTAAGAGGTTTACTTGTTTGTACACTTGGATATGCTACAAACAAGGTGAATTGTGAAGAACAGAAATTAGCAAAAGTAACCCTCTAACATAATTGCTATATAGTGGTATATTTTAATTGATCATACGCAAAACCCACAAGATCTACTGCATGAATAACGATAAGAACTTGCCCTAGACAGTAATATTTATAGTGTGATAAGATGAGCTTTCCTCACCAAAAATCTTGTTTATGCTACATATTTGAAGCTTCTAAAAGGTCATATCTTTGCTTCCAAAGAAAATCAAAGCTCAGAAGATAAAAGAGATCAAACAAAAGAACAGGGAAAAAAAACCCAAACACACACAGAAAGCAACATCTTATAACTTTGCTACACCATGACAATTTCATACTTTTTGCAAGTAATCACATATATAACctgaataaaatacaattaaaacttatataattaatatgaggGATAATATTTAACAGATAAGGCCCTCAGCACCTGATCATAACAAACAACATAATCATCCAATTCAAGAGCCAGTTACATCCAACGATACACAGGATAACACACCACATAATCACTATAAAATTTGGATCAACCCTAAAAGAAAATTCCACTAAAAAATTATCCACAAAACCAACATTAGaaaaaaacagaaaaaaaaaaagaaaggaaaacacAACAAACAAGTCAATTGCTAAGTAATCTTGCAAGAACGAATCTAATGATACTATTAAACCACAAGAAGAAAACAACAGTGATTCACAAAAAAGATTAGAAACAAAAGAAATCTGATTAGACAGAAGGAGAATGAAAGATTgcataccaaatttcaattttggtttgAGATTGAAAGATGATGCCTTTCCTTCTTTCGCGTGTTATGTGAGGTCCACGAATTACTTTTCTCTGCGGTGGGCACTAGCTTCGTATTATATACTGCAGCTGCGCAAGAGATTTAATAGGGAGTTTCTGTTTCTCCGTAAGTTGTGTGCGCATTTTTACGCGTTGCTTAAACGCGTG comes from the Hevea brasiliensis isolate MT/VB/25A 57/8 chromosome 5, ASM3005281v1, whole genome shotgun sequence genome and includes:
- the LOC110658159 gene encoding glycine-rich protein A3, with translation MGGGKDKHENDSTDKGLLSQLAGFAAGHYPPHGSYPSHGYPPQPYPQQGYPPQPYPQQGYPPGGYPPPGGYPPSGGYPPAGYPPPGGYPPAGYPPSGGYPPASYPGPSAPHHSGHGSHGSGMGPLLAGGAAAAAVAYGAHQLSHGHGHGHYGYGMGHGKFKHGKFKHGKFGKHGMFGKHKGKSFKRWM